A genomic window from Salvia splendens isolate huo1 chromosome 11, SspV2, whole genome shotgun sequence includes:
- the LOC121755619 gene encoding DEAD-box ATP-dependent RNA helicase 39-like, with protein sequence MAITAKSLSTSLPRCLSFHRHFRFSLPLHLHRPPLHKFRPLCTAAVEEAESLQPLKHSILLERLRQRHLKDSPQPPKPAPHKLRHAVAEIEGSRRKNGAAPETASTFQELGLSEEVMAALGEMGITDPTEIQSIGIPAVLHGKSVVLGSHTGSGKTLAYLLPLVQLLRRDEDLHGMLMKPRRPRAVVLCPTRELCEQVFRVSKSISHHARFRSTMVSGGGRLKPQEDSLNSPIDMVVGTPGRVLQHIEEGNLVYGDIRYVVLDEADTMFDRGFGPDIRKFLAPLRSRASKLDGLGFQTVLVTATMTTAVQKLVDEEFQGIAHLRTSSLHKKIASARHDFVKLSGSENKLEALLQVLEPSLAKGNRVMVFCNTLSSSRAVDHFLSENQISTVNYHGEVPAEQRVENLEKFKSNDGDCPTLVCTDLAARGLDLDVDHVIMFDFPSNSIDYLHRTGRTARMGAKGKVTSLIARKNLILATRIEEAIMKNESLESLSVDRIKRDLARSHINQQKGQNEKREMTSSLKRKAQATSTKPSDARGKATVAKKSSFSKSTKAPMISKPKKKVVKVVKTSNSSGSSNSRGTSSGGRKRSEGRNKGGAGSMSKLNVVGFRGRSSVKAA encoded by the exons ATGGCCATAACAGCAAAATCTCTCTCCACCTCTCTACCAAGATGCCTCTCTTTCCACCGCCACTTTCGCTTCTCCCTCCCATTACACCTTCACCGCCCTCCTCTCCACAAATTCCGCCCCCTTTGCACCGCCGCCGTTGAAGAGGCAGAATCCCTGCAGCCCTTGAAGCATTCCATTCTCCTTGAAAGACTCCGGCAGCGCCACCTCAAGGACTCCCCCCAGCCTCCTAAACCCGCGCCGCACAAATTGAGGCATGCTGTTGCCGAAATTGAGGGTTCGAGGAGGAAGAACGGCGCTGCGCCGGAGACGGCGTCGACTTTTCAGGAGCTCGGTTTGAGCGAGGAAGTGATGGCGGCGTTGGGGGAAATGGGGATTACGGACCCTACAGAGATTCAGTCTATTGGGATTCCGGCTGTCCTCCATGGGAAGAGCGTGGTTTTGGGGTCTCATACTGGCTCTGGCAAGACTCTGGCTTACCTTCTCCCTCTTGTTCAG TTGCTGAGAAGGGATGAGGATTTGCACGGTATGCTGATGAAGCCCAGACGCCCACGGGCTGTTGTTCTGTGCCCAACAAGGGAGCTGTGTGAGCAG GTGTTCCGTGTTTCCAAGTCCATTAGCCACCATGCGCGATTCAGATCAACCATGGTAAGTGGTGGTGGGCGTTTGAAGCCTCAAGAAGATTCCTTGAACAGCCCCATTGACATGGTTGTGGGGACCCCTGGCCGGGTTCTGCAACATATAGAAGAAGGCAATTTGGTTTATGGGGACATCAGATATGTG GTGTTGGATGAAGCTGACACCATGTTTGATCGTGGATTTGGCCCCGACATCCGGAAATTTCTTGCTCCACTGAGAAGTCGTGCATCTAAGCTGGATGGTCTAGGTTTTCAAACAGTATTAGTAACTGCAACAATGACAACG GCAGTGCAAAAGCTGGTTGATGAGGAATTTCAGGGAATCGCTCATCTACGTACTTCTTCACTCCATAAGAAGATTGCTTCTGCTCGTCATGATTTCGTTAAACTCTCAGGTTCCGAGAATAAACTGGAAGCCTTATTACAG GTTCTTGAGCCAAGTTTAGCAAAAGGAAACAGAGTGATGGTTTTCTGCAATACATTGAGCTCCAGTCGAGCTGTGGATCACTTTTTATCTGAAAACCAAATCTCTACGGTCAATTACCACGGAGAGGTTCCAGCTGAACAAAG GGTTGAGAATCTGGAAAAGTTTAAGAGCAATGATGGAGATTGCCCCACTTTAGTCTGTACTGATCTGGCTGCTAGGGGTTTGGATTTGGATGTTGACCATGTTATTATGTTTGACTTTCCCTCGAATTCT ATTGATTATCTTCATCGTACTGGAAGAACTGCTCGTATGGGGGCAAAAG GGAAGGTGACAAGTTTGATCGCTAGAAAGAATTTGATTTTGGCCACCCGCATTGAGGAAGCTATAATGAAAAACGAGAGCTTGGAATCCCTCTCTGTTGATCGAATCAAAAGGGATCTTGCCAGATCACACATAAATCAGCAGAAGGGACAAAATGAGAAAAGAGAAATGACCTCCAGTTTGAAAAGGAAGGCTCAAGCCACCTCAACAAAACCATCTGATGCTCGTGGAAAAGCAACAGTTGCCAAGAAAAGCTCCTTTTCTAAATCTACAAAAGCTCCCATGATTTCCAAGCCTAAGAAGAAGGTGGTTAAGGTTGTCAAAACATCAAATTCTTCAGGTTCTAGCAACTCAAGAGGTACGTCTTCTGGTGGGAGGAAACGTTCAGAGGGAAGAAACAAAGGAGGGGCTGGATCTATGTCAAAACTAAACGTTGTTGGATTTAGAGGCCGGAGCAGTGTGAAGGCTGCTTGA
- the LOC121755618 gene encoding type IV inositol polyphosphate 5-phosphatase 3-like: MKPQKMRSHRQQQQLSWRRTVLRKWLNIPTSNSDYSADSDFSFSSDSDSEQESPNSKDSRFKNEKHHDVNFDAKEFYDKPKESRFKNELAQELKIDANEALPRLRRRNSETVRALYIKSKEIRICAATWNVGGLAPDDELDLDGWLDIAEPADIYVIGFQEIIPLNAGNIFGAEDTRPVQKWENIIRRTLNRVSPMTRFKGYSGPPSPSTFQPTEDAINIEDEVALESDSDIEEGFYPVNEDNDFVCDDSSFPEDSAHFNKALEKELLQSSSSRRLDRSQCLKIDGNEENIKESKIQYTKILSKTLSGTEKIGLSWPEPPLDLLGQHILEKPNSFGSPKSFKTLKSLRTNSSFKSSSTNESTMMSGLKALAEIDLGSLINRKRRSAYVRIVSKQMVGLFITVWVRRSLRRYIQNVNVSAVGVGVMGYIGNKGAVSVSMSVHQTVLCFVCTHLTAGEKEVDAVKRNADVHEIHRRSRFNFCSAMGLPYRIYDHERIIWLGDLNYRINLPYDQTRELISKKDWPKLLEQDQLVRELKKGRAFDGWSEGSLSFAPTYKYELNSNAYIGEDPKAGRRTPAWCDRILSFGKGMRLVDYRRSEIKVSDHRPVTATYMVEVEVFSQKKLQRALTFTDAEVKEEDIVTDVGVNTEFNLPMLEEDASYWER; this comes from the exons ATGAAGCCACAGAAGATGCGAAGCCACCGCCAGCAGCAGCAG CTGTCGTGGCGGCGCACGGTGCTTCGCAAGTGGCTCAACATACCTACCAGTAACTCCGATTACTCCGCTGACAGCGACTTCAGCTTCAGCTCCGACTCCGATTCTGAACAAG AGTCCCCCAACTCCAAGGACTCCAGGTTCAAAAATGAAAAGCATCATGATGTTAACTTTGATGCTAAAG AGTTTTATGATAAGCCCAAAGAATCCAGGTTCAAGAATGAATTAGCTCAAGAACTGAAGATTGATGCTAATG AGGCTCTTCCAAGGTTAAGACGCCGAAATTCAGAGACAGTCAGAGCTCTGTACATTAAATCCAAGGAAATCAG GATATGTGCCGCCACCTGGAATGTTGGAGGACTTGCTCCTGACGATGAACTTGATCTCGATGGTTGGCTAGACATTGCTGAGCCTGCTGATATATATGTGATCGG CTTTCAGGAGATCATCCCGTTGAATGCTGGTAACATATTTGGAGCTGAAGATACCCGCCCAGTCCAAAAATGGGAAAACATCATTCGTAGAACTCTCAACCGAGTTTCACCAATGACTAGGTTCAAGGGCTATAGTGGTCCTCCTAGTCCATCGACGTTTCAGCCAACCGAGGATGCCATAAATATAGAAGACGAAGTTGCACTCGAGTCAGACAGTGATATCGAGGAAGGATTCTACCCGGTGAATGAGGATAATGATTTTGTTTGTGATGATTCCTCTTTCCCCGAGGACTCTGCTCACTTCAACAAGGCACTGGAAAAAGAGTTGCTGCAGTCGTCTTCCTCCAGAAGATTAGACAGATCGCAGTGCTTAAAGATCGATGGTAATGAGGAAAACATCAAAGAGTCTAAAATTCAGTACACTAAGATATTATCCAAAACACTTAGTGGTACAGAAAAGATAGGCTTAAGCTGGCCGGAGCCACCACTTGATCTTTTAGGTCAGCATATTTTGGAGAAGCCTAATTCCTTCGGTTCTCCTAAATCCTTCAAGACTCTGAAATCTCTCCGGACAAACAGCTCTTTTAAATCTAGTTCGACAAATGAAAGTACAATGATGTCCGGCTTGAAAGCACTAGCGGAAATTGACCTTGGCTCCCTGATAAATCGGAAAAGAAGGTCAGCCTATGTTAGAATAGTGAGCAAGCAAATGGTTGGACTTTTTATCACAGTATGGGTGCGGAGGAGCTTGCGAAGATATATACAAAATGTGAACGTTTCTGCTGTTGGTGTCGGTGTCATGGGCTATATTGGCAACAAG GGAGCGGTATCAGTTAGTATGTCGGTACATCAGACAGTCTTATGTTTCGTTTGTACTCATCTAACAGCAGGAGAAAAAGAAGTAGATGCAGTCAAGAGAAATGCTGATGTGCATGAGATTCATAGACGAAGCCGTTTCAACTTTTGCTCTGCTATGGGACTTCCTTATAGGATATATGACCATGA gaGAATTATCTGGCTCGGTGACCTTAACTATCGAATTAACTTGCCTTATGATCAAACGAGAGAGCTGATATCCAAGAAGGACTGGCCCAAGTTACTTGAGCAGGACCAG CTGGTGAGAGAGCTCAAGAAAGGCCGAGCATTTGATGGGTGGTCGGAAGGTTCTCTGAGCTTCGCTCCAACGTACAAATATGAGTTAAAttccaacgcttatatcggtGAGGACCCAAAAGCTGGTAGAAGAACACCTGCATG GTGCGATCGCATTCTCTCCTTTGGGAAGGGAATGAGGTTGGTCGACTACAGAAGATCCGAGATCAAAGTATCTGACCACCGCCCAGTGACAGCCACATACATGGTGGAAGTGGAAGTATTCTCTCAGAAGAAGTTGCAACGAGCACTCACTTTCACTGATGCCGAAGTTAAAGAAGAGGATATTGTGACGGATGTGGGAGTTAATACTGAATTTAACCTGCCAATGCTAGAAGAG GACGCTTCATATTGGGAGCGTTGA